Proteins encoded in a region of the Takifugu flavidus isolate HTHZ2018 chromosome 8, ASM371156v2, whole genome shotgun sequence genome:
- the csrnp2 gene encoding cysteine/serine-rich nuclear protein 2, translating to MEEGSSLSLKRRYEEVENSSPFSTVKDSDDDVSSSDSADSCDSLNPPSSTAFTPTSILRQHKPSPGGKRVRFDVVTVYYFPRRQGFTSVPSQGGSSLGMARHHSSIRHYTLGEFAHEQETSHRHVLRQHLRQEKLNARKLKLTRNGTVECTQADLLTLEDVSDEDLDVDAVEVDDCFFLQPLPTKRRRALLRASGIARIDAREKAELRSIRLSREECGCDCRLYCDPRHCGCSQAGIKCQVDRLSFPCGCSRDGCGNMAGRIEFNPLRVRTHYLHTIMKLDLEKRRMLIHGSEDQYADSESLSSPSSACSTFSDLSSGSGLDSEMGEGQVQTEVEVRDLLAEQDILERENETAVLHLQSAEEQERREREEAEGEAVQQELAAGLADQNLCILPEQAEEPAVDQVLLQGPFPTGTTVLCITDNQEESPSELIKDSSSSLLYYQLSPIEPAAFEALPRAEEAQRESAGGRREGGEESKGDTHEDVRQSSSEERVEVEKERPSGPQQNLPEEQGPQGSSSDL from the exons ATGGAGGAAGGGTCGTCTCTCAGCCTCAAAAGAAGATATGAAGAGGTGGAAAACAGCTCTCCATTCTCCACGGTCAAAGACTCCGACGATGACGTCTCCAGCAGCGACAGCGCCGACAGCTGCGACAGCCTCAACCCCCCCTCCAGCACCGCATTTACCC ccacCTCCATCCTCAGGCAGCACAAGCCGTCCCCGGGGGGGAAGCGGGTGCGTTTTGACGTGGTGACGGTGTATTACTTCCCCCGTCGGCAGGGATTCACCAGCGTGCCCAGCCAGGGGGGCAGCTCCCTGGGCATGGCCCGTCACCACTCCTCCATCAGACACTACACGCTGGGCGAGTTCGCTCACGAGCAGGAGACGAGCCACCGCCACGTTTTACGGCAGCACCTGCGGCAAGAGAAGCTCAACGCGCGCAAGCTGAAG CTGACCCGCAACGGCACGGTGGAGTGCACTCAGGCCGACCTCCTGACCCTGGAGGACGTGTCGGACGAAGACCTCGACGTGGACGCCGTGGAGGTGGACGACTGCTTCTTCCTCCAGCCGCTGCCAACGAAGCGGCGGCGAGCGCTCCTGCGGGCGTCCGGCATCGCCCGCATAGACGCGAGGGAGAAAGCGGAGCTGCGGTCCATCCGCCTGTCGCGGGAGGAGTGCGGCTGCGACTGCCGCCTGTACTGCGACCCCCGCCACTGTGGCTGCAGCCAGGCTGGGATCAAGTGCCAG GTGGACCGCTTGTCTTTTCCGTGCGGTTGTTCCCGGGACGGCTGTGGCAACATGGCGGGCCGCATCGAGTTCAATCCCCTGCGCGTCAGAACGCACTACCTGCACACCATCATGAAGTTggacctggagaagaggaggatgctgATCCACGGGTCCGAGGACCAGTACGCTGACTCCGAGTCGCTGTCCTCCCCCTCGTCCGCCTGCTCCACTTTCTCAGACCTCTCCTCGGGCTCCGGCCTGGACTCCGAGATGGGGGAGGGCCAGGTGCAGACGGAGGTGGAGGTTCGGGATCTCCTGGCTGAGCAGGACATTCTGGAGCGAGAGAATGAAACGGCGGTGCTGCACCTGCAGAgcgcagaggagcaggagaggagggagcgggaggaggcggagggggaggcggtgcagcaggagctggccGCAGGTCTCGCCGACCAGAACCTCTGCATTCTGCCTGAGCAGGCGGAGGAGCCGGCTGTGGATcaggtcctcctgcagggcCCCTTCCCCACAGGGACAACAGTGCTCTGCATCACCGACAACCAGGAGGAGAGCCCCTCCGAACTCATCaaagattcttcttcttctctgctttacTATCAGCTCAGTCCGATAGAGCCTGCGGCGTTCGAGGCCCTGCCCAGAGCAGAGGAGGCGCAGCGGGAATCTGCAGGGGGTCGGcgtgaaggaggagaggagtcgAAAGGAGATACGCACGAAGACGTCAGGCAGAGTTCGTCAGAGGAACgtgtggaggtggagaaggagagacCCTCAGGTCCTCAGCAGAACCTTCCGGAGGAACAGGGCCCACAGGGCTCCAGCTCAGATCTGTAG
- the tfcp2 gene encoding transcription factor CP2 isoform X1, whose amino-acid sequence MAWALKLPLTDEVIESGLAQDFDASLSGIGQELGAGAYSMSDVLALPIFKQEESSLPSENENMILPFQYVLCAPTSPAVKLHDETLTYLNQGQSYEIRMLDNRKIGELPEITGKMVKSIIRVVFHDRRLQYTEHQQLEGWRWNRPGDRILDLDIPMSVGIIDPRANPTQLNTVEFLWDPSKRTSVFIQVHCISTEFTMRKHGGEKGVPFRVQIDTFKENENEEYTEHLHSASCQIKVFKPKGADRKQKTDREKMEKRAPQEKEKYQPSYETTILTECSPWPEATYVNNSPSPGFNNTHNSFPVSEGNGSPNHQPEPVVQVIDRRHFENMSVNRNESNLSRDVRLNKAEIQGHPEDSGTVFNPVLIQKMNLLPSATPQDAQQWLLRNRFSPFCRLFTNFSGADLLKLTREDVIQICGPADGIRLFNALKGRVVRPRLTIYVCQESQQTREQQVKHENGDAAINTFFVYHAIYLEEPTAAELTEKLAQLFNISPIQISQIFKQGPTGIHVLVSDEMIQNFQDEVCFVLDTMKDDTNDGYHIILK is encoded by the exons ATGGCGTGGGCTCTAAAGTTACCCCTCACTGATGAAGTGATTGAGTCTGGACTGGCCCAGGACTTCGATGCCAGCCTGTCGGGTATAGGTCAGGAGCTCGGTGCTGGGGCTTACAGCATGAG TGATGTTCTTGCCCTTCCCATCTTCAAGCAGGAGGAGTCCAGCCTGCCTTCAGAAAATGAGAATATGATCCTTCCCTTTCAGTATGTTCTGTGTGCACCTACCTCGCCTGCTGTTAAACTGCATGATGAAACACTCACCTACCTCAACCAAG GTCAGTCCTATGAAATTAGAATGCTCGACAATCGGAAAATTGGGGAACTTCCGGAAATCACTGGTAAAATGGTGAAG AGCATTATCCGTGTGGTGTTTCACGACAGACGACTCCAGTACacagaacatcagcagctggAAGGCTGGCGCTGGAACAGGCCCGGGGATCGCATCCTTGATTTGG ATATCCCCATGTCTGTGGGTATAATTGACCCCAGAGCTAACCCCACACAGCTTAACACTGTTGAGTTCCTTTGGGATCCTTCAAAAAGAACCTCAGTTTTTATCCAG GTCCACTGTATCAGCACAGAATTCACTATGCGGAAGCacggaggagaaaaaggtgtaCCGTTCCGCGTCCAGATTGACACTTTTAAGGAGAACGAGAATGAGGAGTACACAGAACACCTTcactctgcttcctgtcagatCAAAGTCTTCAAG CCTAAAGGCgcagacagaaaacagaaaacagatcgggagaagatggagaagagggCGCcgcaggaaaaggaaaagtacCAGCCCTCATATGAAACCACGATCTTGACAGAG TGCTCTCCCTGGCCAGAAGCCACTTATGTCAACAATTCCCCATCTCCTGGTTTTAACAACACGCACAACAGCTTCCCAGTCTCCGAAGG AAATGGATCACCAAACCACCAGCCTGAGCCTGTTGTTCAGGTTATAGAT CGGAGGCACTTTGAGAACATGAGCGTAAACAGGAATGAGTCTAATCTGTCTCGAGATGTGAGACTCAATAAAGCAGAAATTCAAGGTCACCCTGAAGACTCTGGAACAGTTTTCAACCCTGTACTTATTCAGAAAATG AATTTGTTACCCTCTGCAACACCTCAAGACGCACAACAGTGGCTTTTAAGAAACCGCTTCTCACCCTTCTGTCGGCTCTTCACAAACTTCTCAG GGGCAGACTTGTTGAAGCTGACCAGGGAGGACGTCATACAGATCTGTGGGCCCGCTGATGGTATAAGACTCTTCAATGCACTGAAGGGACG GGTGGTCCGTCCCAGGTTGACCATCTACGTCTGCCAGGAGTCTCAGCAGACCCGAGAGCAGCAGGTGAAACACGAAAACGGAGATGCTGCCATCAACACCTTCTTTG TGTATCACGCCATTTACCTGGAGGAGCCCACAGCTGCTGAGCTGACGGAGAAGTTGGCTCAGCTCTTTAACATCTCGCCCATACAGATTAGCCAGATCTTCAAACAGGGTCCGACTGGCATTCACGTTCTGGTCAGTGACGAG ATGATTCAGAACTTCCAGGACGAAGTATGTTTTGTATTGGACACAATGAAAG aTGACACAAACGATGGCTACCACATCATCCTGAAGTGA
- the tfcp2 gene encoding transcription factor CP2 isoform X2, whose translation MAWALKLPLTDEVIESGLAQDFDASLSGIGQELGAGAYSMSDVLALPIFKQEESSLPSENENMILPFQYVLCAPTSPAVKLHDETLTYLNQGQSYEIRMLDNRKIGELPEITGKMVKSIIRVVFHDRRLQYTEHQQLEGWRWNRPGDRILDLDIPMSVGIIDPRANPTQLNTVEFLWDPSKRTSVFIQVHCISTEFTMRKHGGEKGVPFRVQIDTFKENENEEYTEHLHSASCQIKVFKPKGADRKQKTDREKMEKRAPQEKEKYQPSYETTILTECSPWPEATYVNNSPSPGFNNTHNSFPVSEGNGSPNHQPEPVVQVIDNLLPSATPQDAQQWLLRNRFSPFCRLFTNFSGADLLKLTREDVIQICGPADGIRLFNALKGRVVRPRLTIYVCQESQQTREQQVKHENGDAAINTFFVYHAIYLEEPTAAELTEKLAQLFNISPIQISQIFKQGPTGIHVLVSDEMIQNFQDEVCFVLDTMKDDTNDGYHIILK comes from the exons ATGGCGTGGGCTCTAAAGTTACCCCTCACTGATGAAGTGATTGAGTCTGGACTGGCCCAGGACTTCGATGCCAGCCTGTCGGGTATAGGTCAGGAGCTCGGTGCTGGGGCTTACAGCATGAG TGATGTTCTTGCCCTTCCCATCTTCAAGCAGGAGGAGTCCAGCCTGCCTTCAGAAAATGAGAATATGATCCTTCCCTTTCAGTATGTTCTGTGTGCACCTACCTCGCCTGCTGTTAAACTGCATGATGAAACACTCACCTACCTCAACCAAG GTCAGTCCTATGAAATTAGAATGCTCGACAATCGGAAAATTGGGGAACTTCCGGAAATCACTGGTAAAATGGTGAAG AGCATTATCCGTGTGGTGTTTCACGACAGACGACTCCAGTACacagaacatcagcagctggAAGGCTGGCGCTGGAACAGGCCCGGGGATCGCATCCTTGATTTGG ATATCCCCATGTCTGTGGGTATAATTGACCCCAGAGCTAACCCCACACAGCTTAACACTGTTGAGTTCCTTTGGGATCCTTCAAAAAGAACCTCAGTTTTTATCCAG GTCCACTGTATCAGCACAGAATTCACTATGCGGAAGCacggaggagaaaaaggtgtaCCGTTCCGCGTCCAGATTGACACTTTTAAGGAGAACGAGAATGAGGAGTACACAGAACACCTTcactctgcttcctgtcagatCAAAGTCTTCAAG CCTAAAGGCgcagacagaaaacagaaaacagatcgggagaagatggagaagagggCGCcgcaggaaaaggaaaagtacCAGCCCTCATATGAAACCACGATCTTGACAGAG TGCTCTCCCTGGCCAGAAGCCACTTATGTCAACAATTCCCCATCTCCTGGTTTTAACAACACGCACAACAGCTTCCCAGTCTCCGAAGG AAATGGATCACCAAACCACCAGCCTGAGCCTGTTGTTCAGGTTATAGAT AATTTGTTACCCTCTGCAACACCTCAAGACGCACAACAGTGGCTTTTAAGAAACCGCTTCTCACCCTTCTGTCGGCTCTTCACAAACTTCTCAG GGGCAGACTTGTTGAAGCTGACCAGGGAGGACGTCATACAGATCTGTGGGCCCGCTGATGGTATAAGACTCTTCAATGCACTGAAGGGACG GGTGGTCCGTCCCAGGTTGACCATCTACGTCTGCCAGGAGTCTCAGCAGACCCGAGAGCAGCAGGTGAAACACGAAAACGGAGATGCTGCCATCAACACCTTCTTTG TGTATCACGCCATTTACCTGGAGGAGCCCACAGCTGCTGAGCTGACGGAGAAGTTGGCTCAGCTCTTTAACATCTCGCCCATACAGATTAGCCAGATCTTCAAACAGGGTCCGACTGGCATTCACGTTCTGGTCAGTGACGAG ATGATTCAGAACTTCCAGGACGAAGTATGTTTTGTATTGGACACAATGAAAG aTGACACAAACGATGGCTACCACATCATCCTGAAGTGA